The region AAACTCTATGTCTGGTATGACAATGAATGGGGTTACGCTAACCGTACAGCTGACCTGGTTCGTCACGTGATTGCACAGCGCTGGGGGTAGGCGTGTTACAGCAGCTTTCTGCGCCCATTAAGCAGTATTTGGTTATAACTGGCAATTACTGGTCGTTTACTCTGACCGATGGGGCACTACGTATGCTGGTGGTGTTGTATTTCCATCAGCTGGGGTACAGTCCTATTGCAATCGCCTCGTTATTTTTACTTTACGAAGTGTTTGGGGTCGTGACTAATCTGGTTGGTGGCTGGCTGGGTGCCAGAATGGGCCTGAACAAGACCATGAATGTGGGCTTGTTCTTGCAAATTGTGGCCCTCCTTATGCTGGTTGTGGACCCGCAGTGGCTGAGCGTTGCATATGTGATGGTGGCACAGGCTTTATCCGGGATTGCTAAAGACCTGAATAAAATGAGTGCCAAAAGTGCCATCAAGTTACTGGTACCCAAAGATCAGGATGGTGTGCTGTTTAAGTGGGTTGCTATTCTCACAGGGTCGAAAAATGCGCTCAAGGGGGTGGGCTTTTTTATGGGTGGCCTGCTCCTGACACAGTTTGGCTTTCAGGGTGCATTATGGTTTATGAGCACTATGCTGCTGGTAACCTGGGTGCTCAGCTTAATATTACTTAGGCAGGATCTGGGTAAGAAAAAACACAAGCCTAAGTTTTCTGAAATGTTCTCTACCAGCAAGCAAGTAAACTGGTTATCTGCGGCGCGGCTATTTTTATTTGCTTCTCGTGATGTTTGGTTTGTTGTGGCTTTACCGGTTTATCTGGCAAGTGTATTTGGCTGGGATCACTGGTGGGTTGGCGGTTTTATGGCAAGCTGGGTCATTGCTTACGGCTTGGTTCAGGCCAATGCACCTAAGCTGCTTGGTAATAAGCGCTCAAACACGCAACAAGCGTTTATCTGGGTGGCTCTGCTGACTCTGATGCCTGCGCTTATTGCCATGGCATTGTGGTCTCAGTGGTATGTACAGGTGTCGATTGTAGCGGGTTTACTGATATTTGGTGCAGTGTTTGCGGTGAACTCTTCGCTGCACAGCTTTTTGATTGTGCATTTTGCTGATGAGGATGGGGTGTCAATGGATGTTGGCTTCTATTACATGGCTAATGCGATGGGTCGCCTTGCAGGAACCATATTATCAGGCCTGGCCTATCAGTATGGCGGGTTAGTTAGCTGCTTGTTGATATCCAGTGTTTTACTCATGCTTGCGACTGGTCTTACCTATGGGTTGCAACGCCATACCAGATAGAACTGTGAAAGTAAGACAAACCTGAATCTGGGTTTGTCTTACTTTAGACACGTTTTGACAAGTCTATGGCAGCTTAAAGCTTGCGGTGATTTGTTTGAGTTTTCTTGACTGCTTATCCAAATCCAGGCTTGCACTGGCCACCTGATCGGCACCTGCTGCGTTATCCAATGCGGCTTGTTTAATAGCGTCAATATTGTAACTGATCTCTTCAGTAGTCGAGGTTTGCTGTTGTGCTTCCTGAGCTATACGTTTTGCACTTGCCGAAATTTCCTGAATTTGTGCGACGCTGGTTTGCAAGCTGGCAGCACTCTCATTAGTTGCTGATATGGACGCTTGAGCGACTTCGGCTGACTGATGCATTTTATCGACAGCTTGTGCGGTCGCACTTTGTAGCTCCTGGATCATAGTTTCTATGTCACCGGTCGATTGTTGAGTTTTGTAGGCAAGCTGGCGTACTTCATCCGCAACGACGGCAAAACCACGACCATGCTCACCAGCCCGGGCTGCCTCAATGGCGGCATTGAGTGCCAACAGATTGGTCTGCTCTGTGATAGCCTGGATCACCTCAATCACTTTACCTATGTTCTGAGCACCAGATTCTACAGCCTTAATCGCCCGCTCTGAGTCGCTGATCACCTGATCGAGAGTAGTCATTTTAGAAACACATTCCGCCAATGTTTGGCTCGCGGCCTGAGTACTGTCTTGTGTGTCGACGCTGAGCGCTGCAACCTGATTTGCGCTATTCGCGACACTTTCAACGGACTGAGCCGTGGCGGCAATAGCAAGGGCGACTTGCTCAATGTTTGCATGTTGCTCTTGCAAGCTAGTGTTGGCCTGCTCACTAGCTGCACTGGTTTGACTGGCCGTAACGGCGAGCTGGGAAGTTGTTTCACTGATAGTTCCTATTACGCCAGTGAGGTAGCTGGTCATTTGTCTCATAGCGCCGTATACGCCCGTTACATTACCGTCCTGGCTGAAATCCTGGCGCAAATCACCTGAAGCAATGCGCTCACTGATGTCGCGCATCATGCTAGGCTCTCCTCCTAATGGACGCAGTACCGAACTTGCTATCAACCAGGTTGCCACGCTGATTGCGATAATTGCAACAGCGCCAATTAGAGCAATAAACCAATACAATTGATAAATGGGTGCAAATGCCTCAGCTTTGTCAATCTCACTCAGTAGCACCCAGTTTAGGTCAGCAAATTGAAATGGCATATAGGCCGACAAAACTGGGTTACCATTATAATCAATGATCAGTTCTGTCTCAGAAAAGCCTTGCAGACCTCGTCTGACCGCATAAGTATCAACGCCATTGTGCGCAACTGAACCGGCAAAGCTGGCGGTTACACTGTGTGCGGTAGGATCCAGGTAGGAATCGGAACGCATTCTTAAATCTGAGCCTACCAGGTAGGATTCGCCCGTTTTGCCCATACCATCACGTTGTTGCATGATGTCGTTAATCGTATCTATGGCGATTTGCAACGCAATAATGGAGTGAATTTGCCCGTTAACCTGAACTGGTACACCGATAAATGCCGCGGGCTCGCCATTACTCGGAGCGTACTGTTGATAATCTGTAATGGAAAACTGGCGACTATTGAGTGCGTTGCGAAATAGCTGAGCAAGTCCTGAATCGCGATAAGGCCCTGTTCTCAGGTTGCTCTGATAGTCACTTTCTTTAGCGACGGTATAGCTGATAAAACCGTTGGTCTCTATGATAAACAGATCATAAAACCCTTTTTGCTCGATAAAATGCCTGAACAGAGCGTGATTGTCTCGGGCAAGCTCAGCTGTGCCTGACTGACTCTTGGCGCTGGCCAATTGTTGCCATTGTGCAGCGATCAGGCTCAGATCTGCCTTACGGGCCTTGAAATAATCGTCGATTTGACGATGTTTAATGTGTTTGATGGAGGTCAGCTGGTTGTAAGCCTGGCGCTCTAATGCATCTGATGCGGTAATTAAGGATGTGATTGCCATAAACGCAGCGGGCAGCAAGCCAACGAGCATGAATGAAATCAGCAAACGGAGTTTGGTGGACATGGGGTACCTGACTTAAGGTTGTTTTGCTAAATGCAATTAAAAATGATTATTATCACATATTGTAAACAAAAATCCCTTTAGTGGGAACTGTGACATCCAAAAAGTTAAAAAAAAGAAACTAAATTCTTATTTTTTCATTCGTTCCGTGTTTGCTTACATTATTGGTTGTGACTCAAAATGGCAGGATTCTTCGAGGGCAGAAACCGGACGCTGACACATCCGGCCTGTAATATTGTTTATTTAACTGAGCTCTATTGCCTGGATCTGAACGGTTTGCTCGTCTTCTTCCTGTTCTGCGCCTGCTGGCATACTCGGAAACTCCGGTTTATCGAGGGCAATATCACCGCCATCAACGATGTCGTCTTTTTGCAAAGAGCGGAAGTCGAACAGGGCGTGGTCAGCCAGATGAGATGGCACTACGTTTTGCATTGCGGTAAAGATACTTTCAACTCTACCCGGGTGGGTTGTATTCCATTCGTTAAGCATCGCCTTAACATGCTTACGCTGCAGGTTTTCCTGCGAGCCACAGAGGTTACACGGAATGATAGGGAATGCCTGGCTTTGCGCATAACGTGCAATATCAGCTTCTTTACAGTACGCCAGCGGTCGGATCACCATATGCTGGCCATCATCACTCATTAGCTTAGGTGGCATGCCTTTTAATTTACCGCCATAGAACATGTTTAAAAACATAGTCTCAATCATGTCATCACGGTGGTGTCCCAGGGCAATTTTAGTGGCGCCCATTTCTTTTGCCGTTCGATACAGAATACCGCGACGCAGGCGTGAACACAGTGAGCAGGTTGTTTTGCCTTCGGGGATTTTGTCTTTGACGATTGAGTAGGTGTCTTCCTCAACGATTTTATATTCTACGCCAAGGGTGTCCAGGTATTCTGGTAAGATATGCTCAGGAAAACCGGGCTGCTTTTGATCCAGATTGATGGCAAACACATCGAACTTGATAGGAGCGACACGCTGGAGATGCTGTAATACATCCAGCAGAGTATAGCTGTCCTTGCCGCCAGACAGGCAAACCATAACACGGTCACCATCTTCGATCATATTAAAATCGCCTACAGCCTGACCGGCCAGCCTTCTTAAGCGTTTTTGCAACTTGTTAAGGCTATATGCTTGCTTAGCTTCTTGTGAGTGAGACACTCGCCCCCCTATATCAAAATGACGGCAAAAATAAATAAGGGCGCATTATACCGTCAGGTCTGCAAACTGCAATATAAGCGGTGAGAATACAATCGGGGGAGGGGAGGAGTAGATCGACACAAAATTCTGTGCCGATCGCTACAATCAATTTACTGTGCTAGCGGACTTTTGTAGCCATCAGGCTTGAGCGCCAGTACATCGCAATCAAGGCTATCGATAACATGTTCTGCGGTATTGCCGACCAATGCCGCACTTAGGCCTGTTCGACCAACGGTGCCAATAACAACCAGCTCTGCATTGTGTTCTTTCGCAATATGTGGGATTACGTCTTCTGGTAAGCCCTCTTTAATAACACATTGCGCTTTGCCAAGACCAAAGCGCTCCGCCAGTGCCCAGGTTTCCTCCTCGTGATGCTTCTTCACCGCTTCATTGTATTGAGACGGATTAAACTCTGGGATCTCAATGGCGATATTTACCGGTGTTGCCGGGTAGGTGTTTACCAGGCTCAAAGAGGCATTAGCAAGCTCGCATAAAAATTGTGCGTCTTTGATGATGCGATGGTTTAGCGCCTGATGTTGCTCGTCATCACTGACGGCATTGACTGCCGCAAGTATTTCGCCTTTTTCTGGCCATGCATGATCTTTGACCAATAATACCGGGGCAGGACACTTTCTGATCAGGTGCCAGTCTGTCGGAGTAAAAATGACGGACTTGAGTGTATCATGCTGATGAGTGGCTTTGATAACAAGATCAAACTCATGCTCAAGTACGGTCTTGATAATGGCCTCGTAAGGGCGGTTGTGCCAGACTACTTTGGTTTCGATATCGATGTTTTGGTAGCCACTGGTAAGCTCCGAAATCCAAGCCTCACGGTCTTTAATCACAGCTTCTCTCATCGCCTCACGCTCTTCTCGCGATAACATGGTGGTCATCTCGTAAGAAAAGTCATAAATTGATAAAAAGGCAGTGATTTTAGCACCCGTTTTTTGCGCCAGACTGATAGAACGGTTCAGGCTGTTCTGCTGTTGTTTGGTCGGATCTATGACAGTGAGAATGCGTTTGATTTGTTCCATAATGGGCTCCTTAATCTTGCACGGACGATTTCAACTCTGTTTACAGTGTAATCGAAATCGTCGTGGGATAAAGGAAAAGTGGGCCGTTAATTGCCTTAGATCAAAGAGAAATTGCAGCGGCCTTGGCTAGTTCATCAATATCTAGAATAGTTATGAATTTACCTTCTACTTTGATAATTTCCGCTTTTTGGAAGCGGCTAAGCAAGCGGCTGATTGTTTCAACGGTTAACCCCAGATAATTGCCAATTTCACCGCGAGTCATAGTAAAACGGAACTCTTTTCGCGAGAAGCCTCGTTCACCAAACCGATTAGACAGATTAAAGATGAAAGTTGCCAGACGCTCTTCAGCTGTCTTCTTGTTCAGCAATAACAGCATCTCCTGATCGTAGTTGATTTCACTACTCATGAGGCGCATGATCTGTTGCCGGAGTTTAGGTAGCTTGCCCGCCAGTTCATCTAAAGTATCAAATGGGATCTCACAAACCATAGAGGTTTCAAGTGCCTGAGCAAAGCTCTGATGCTGCATTTTGTTGATGGCATCAAAACCGACCAAATCTCCAGCAAGATGGAATCCGGTGATTTGTTCATCACCTTGTTCTGAAATGGTATAAGATTTGAATGAGCCGGAGCGAACGGCAAAGATAGCGTTGAGTTCGCTGCCTGATTCGAACAAAAAGTCCCCTTTATGAAGCGGTTTTTTGCGCTCGATGATTTCATCCAGCTTATCCATTTCGCTGCCGTTTAAAGAGAAGGGCAGGCACAATTGGCTGATGCTGCAGTTGTTGCAGCTGATAGTACATTGACTTTTTGAACGATTACTTAAATCCATAACAAATCCGTTATCTATGACGCACGTTAATGATATTCTATTAGATGCTGTCATATTTTAATACTTGAACTTTTCAATATCTGTTATTCAGATATTTATCTACTATTGCAGGCATTGTGGCTAAAAGGGGATTAACGACAATTGCACACCGATCATTGACTGCCAAAAAATTCCCATTCTCCGGCTCAGCTTAATGACTCTCATCTAATAGTATTACCGCTTCTAGATTAATGTACTAGTTTGTCTGTTGCAATGATTAGTAGATAAAAGCCATACCAAATAAAAATATTACCTAATGCAATACGCGTAGCTTTATGATTTAAAAACGTATTGAGCAGATGGGCGGTTTGTCCTACCGCTAACATTGCAGGAAAAGTGCCCAATGCAAAAGCGGCCATAGTAAGCGCACCGTTAAAGCTACTATCCGCCTGAAGAGTCCAGGTGAGTGCCGAATAGACCAGCCCACAAGGCAGCCAGCCCCATAAGGCACCGTATGCCAGCGCTTTTTTCTTATTGTCGACAGGGAGTAAATACTTGTTAAGTTGCACCAGGCGTTGCCAGAGCAACCACTTTCCTGTTTTTTCTAACCAGTTTAAGGTCGCTGCCAGGCGCATTACATAGATACCAACCAGCAACATAAATACGCCACTTAGCACATTCAAGATGTTCGCAAATAAGGTGCTTTGTTTGGCAAATGCGCCCCCGAGCCCGGCAACCAGTGCACCGGCTACCATATAACTACCTAATCTGCCCAGATTATAGAGCAGTGCGGTTACAAACGGCGACTGCTTGGTTTGAGCTAGTTGCAGGCTTGATGCAATACCACCACACATGACCAGACAATGGCCGCTGCCGACCAAGCCCATTACAAAGGCGCTAAACAGGCTTATCTCGGTCATTACTTTTATTATGTTGCTCTTTGTCGTCTTCGAACAGAATGCTGTGTCCTTGCTTGTTCAGATCAGAGAACTGTTCGCTTTTGACGGCCCAAAAAAACACCCCGATTGCGATAATGACAAACAAGATCGCAATGGGAATAAGGATATAGATAATACTCATAGCTTCAGCAACCTCAAAGAGTTAGTGATCACCAGAATCGAGCTCGCAGACATCCCAATGACGGCCACCCAGGGGGGCACAAGTCCCATCGCAGCGAGCGGTAATATTGAGCCATTGTAACAGAGTGACAAAGTGAGGTTCTGTTTTATCACTGTCTTGGTTTTTTTAGCGACCTGATGCAGTGTTTGTAGAGATTTAAGGTCGCTGTTAAGCAACACGACATCAGCCGTATTTTTGGAAATATCAGCGCCGGTTTCCATTGCAATGGACAAGTGTGCACTGTTGAATACCGGGCTGTCATTGACTCCATCACCTACCATGCCCACAATATGCTGCTGTGCCGACCAGGATTCAACCTGCTGTTGTTTATCTTGCGGGGAGCAGGCATTTTTGTAGGTATCCAATCCCAGCTCTAAGGCCAAATCTTTGACCGCATTTGAGCTGTCTCCACTAAGTAAATGGCAGCTCAGGCCCTGACCTTGTGCATAGCTGATGATCTCAGGCGCGCTATTTCTGACTTTGTCTGCAAGATAAAAATCTGCGACAGGCAGGTTATCCACGAACAGCGTTGCTTGTGCAAAAGAGCTATGATTGCCAAACCAGGCAGACTTACCTATGGCCACCTTTTGCTGACCAAAGCGGGCTTTTACACCACTGCCTGTGATGACTTCCACATCATTCAGCTTCCTGGGTGACACCACTTGTTCGGTGAAAGCTTTGGCTATCGGATGCTCTGAATAGCGTTCAAGCGCGACGGCCAGCGCCATTACGTCGGATTCCTGCCAGCTTGTATCAAGCACGCTGATGGATTCAATCGAGAAGCGTCCTTCAGTGAGGGTACCGGTTTTGTCAAACGCCATTCTGGTGAGTTTAGGCACGGTTTCCAGCACATGACTTTCTTTGATCAATATCCCTTTTCGGGTGAGCGTAGCAACAG is a window of Pseudoalteromonas sp. R3 DNA encoding:
- the arsJ gene encoding organoarsenical effux MFS transporter ArsJ, with the protein product MLQQLSAPIKQYLVITGNYWSFTLTDGALRMLVVLYFHQLGYSPIAIASLFLLYEVFGVVTNLVGGWLGARMGLNKTMNVGLFLQIVALLMLVVDPQWLSVAYVMVAQALSGIAKDLNKMSAKSAIKLLVPKDQDGVLFKWVAILTGSKNALKGVGFFMGGLLLTQFGFQGALWFMSTMLLVTWVLSLILLRQDLGKKKHKPKFSEMFSTSKQVNWLSAARLFLFASRDVWFVVALPVYLASVFGWDHWWVGGFMASWVIAYGLVQANAPKLLGNKRSNTQQAFIWVALLTLMPALIAMALWSQWYVQVSIVAGLLIFGAVFAVNSSLHSFLIVHFADEDGVSMDVGFYYMANAMGRLAGTILSGLAYQYGGLVSCLLISSVLLMLATGLTYGLQRHTR
- a CDS encoding methyl-accepting chemotaxis protein is translated as MSTKLRLLISFMLVGLLPAAFMAITSLITASDALERQAYNQLTSIKHIKHRQIDDYFKARKADLSLIAAQWQQLASAKSQSGTAELARDNHALFRHFIEQKGFYDLFIIETNGFISYTVAKESDYQSNLRTGPYRDSGLAQLFRNALNSRQFSITDYQQYAPSNGEPAAFIGVPVQVNGQIHSIIALQIAIDTINDIMQQRDGMGKTGESYLVGSDLRMRSDSYLDPTAHSVTASFAGSVAHNGVDTYAVRRGLQGFSETELIIDYNGNPVLSAYMPFQFADLNWVLLSEIDKAEAFAPIYQLYWFIALIGAVAIIAISVATWLIASSVLRPLGGEPSMMRDISERIASGDLRQDFSQDGNVTGVYGAMRQMTSYLTGVIGTISETTSQLAVTASQTSAASEQANTSLQEQHANIEQVALAIAATAQSVESVANSANQVAALSVDTQDSTQAASQTLAECVSKMTTLDQVISDSERAIKAVESGAQNIGKVIEVIQAITEQTNLLALNAAIEAARAGEHGRGFAVVADEVRQLAYKTQQSTGDIETMIQELQSATAQAVDKMHQSAEVAQASISATNESAASLQTSVAQIQEISASAKRIAQEAQQQTSTTEEISYNIDAIKQAALDNAAGADQVASASLDLDKQSRKLKQITASFKLP
- the ttcA gene encoding tRNA 2-thiocytidine(32) synthetase TtcA; the protein is MSHSQEAKQAYSLNKLQKRLRRLAGQAVGDFNMIEDGDRVMVCLSGGKDSYTLLDVLQHLQRVAPIKFDVFAINLDQKQPGFPEHILPEYLDTLGVEYKIVEEDTYSIVKDKIPEGKTTCSLCSRLRRGILYRTAKEMGATKIALGHHRDDMIETMFLNMFYGGKLKGMPPKLMSDDGQHMVIRPLAYCKEADIARYAQSQAFPIIPCNLCGSQENLQRKHVKAMLNEWNTTHPGRVESIFTAMQNVVPSHLADHALFDFRSLQKDDIVDGGDIALDKPEFPSMPAGAEQEEDEQTVQIQAIELS
- the uspE gene encoding universal stress protein UspE, which encodes MEQIKRILTVIDPTKQQQNSLNRSISLAQKTGAKITAFLSIYDFSYEMTTMLSREEREAMREAVIKDREAWISELTSGYQNIDIETKVVWHNRPYEAIIKTVLEHEFDLVIKATHQHDTLKSVIFTPTDWHLIRKCPAPVLLVKDHAWPEKGEILAAVNAVSDDEQHQALNHRIIKDAQFLCELANASLSLVNTYPATPVNIAIEIPEFNPSQYNEAVKKHHEEETWALAERFGLGKAQCVIKEGLPEDVIPHIAKEHNAELVVIGTVGRTGLSAALVGNTAEHVIDSLDCDVLALKPDGYKSPLAQ
- a CDS encoding FNR family transcription factor, with protein sequence MDLSNRSKSQCTISCNNCSISQLCLPFSLNGSEMDKLDEIIERKKPLHKGDFLFESGSELNAIFAVRSGSFKSYTISEQGDEQITGFHLAGDLVGFDAINKMQHQSFAQALETSMVCEIPFDTLDELAGKLPKLRQQIMRLMSSEINYDQEMLLLLNKKTAEERLATFIFNLSNRFGERGFSRKEFRFTMTRGEIGNYLGLTVETISRLLSRFQKAEIIKVEGKFITILDIDELAKAAAISL
- a CDS encoding sulfite exporter TauE/SafE family protein, producing the protein MTEISLFSAFVMGLVGSGHCLVMCGGIASSLQLAQTKQSPFVTALLYNLGRLGSYMVAGALVAGLGGAFAKQSTLFANILNVLSGVFMLLVGIYVMRLAATLNWLEKTGKWLLWQRLVQLNKYLLPVDNKKKALAYGALWGWLPCGLVYSALTWTLQADSSFNGALTMAAFALGTFPAMLAVGQTAHLLNTFLNHKATRIALGNIFIWYGFYLLIIATDKLVH
- the ccoS gene encoding cbb3-type cytochrome oxidase assembly protein CcoS — protein: MSIIYILIPIAILFVIIAIGVFFWAVKSEQFSDLNKQGHSILFEDDKEQHNKSNDRDKPV